Proteins found in one Sporosarcina jeotgali genomic segment:
- the namA gene encoding NADPH dehydrogenase NamA, with protein sequence MAKLFEPYTIRNLTLKNRIAMAPMCMYSSHNEDGQVEDWHRVHYGSRAVGQAGLIILEATAVQPQGRISPQDLGIWEDAHIEGLTELTRLIKQHGAAAGIQLAHAGRKATVDGAIQAPSVLAFSDQYKTPVEMSKDAIQETIQAFAAAAKRAADAGFDLLELHGAHGYLINEFLSPLSNHRTDEYGGSAENRYRFLREIIDAVRTSWEGPLFVRISAEDYTVGGMTSEHYIEMAKWMKDQGVDLIDVSSGAVVPAKIDPFPGYQVPYSETIRTGADIATGAVGLITSGLQAEEILRNDRADLILIGRELLRDAYWPYRAARELHTEIEAPAQYSRGWTF encoded by the coding sequence ATGGCTAAATTATTCGAACCTTACACGATTCGCAATCTCACATTGAAAAATAGAATCGCGATGGCGCCAATGTGCATGTACTCATCGCATAACGAAGATGGTCAAGTGGAAGATTGGCATCGCGTGCACTACGGCTCAAGGGCTGTCGGTCAGGCGGGATTAATCATTCTAGAAGCGACTGCCGTTCAGCCACAGGGGCGAATCAGTCCCCAAGATCTCGGGATTTGGGAAGATGCTCATATTGAAGGCTTAACTGAACTGACACGTCTCATTAAACAACACGGTGCAGCTGCAGGAATCCAGCTTGCACACGCAGGCAGGAAAGCAACAGTGGACGGCGCCATCCAGGCACCAAGCGTCCTAGCGTTTAGTGATCAATACAAAACACCAGTTGAAATGAGCAAAGATGCGATTCAAGAAACCATTCAAGCATTCGCTGCAGCCGCAAAACGTGCAGCAGATGCGGGATTCGACTTATTGGAACTTCACGGGGCGCATGGTTACCTCATCAACGAATTCCTATCCCCGCTATCCAACCATCGTACTGATGAATATGGCGGAAGCGCTGAAAATCGCTACCGGTTCCTTCGTGAAATCATCGATGCCGTCAGAACTTCGTGGGAAGGACCCTTATTTGTACGAATTTCTGCTGAAGACTATACGGTTGGCGGCATGACTTCTGAACACTATATTGAAATGGCTAAGTGGATGAAGGATCAAGGAGTAGACTTAATTGACGTGAGCTCCGGAGCTGTGGTCCCTGCAAAAATCGATCCATTTCCCGGTTATCAAGTTCCCTACTCCGAGACCATCCGAACAGGTGCAGATATCGCAACTGGCGCAGTAGGATTAATCACTTCAGGTCTCCAAGCCGAGGAAATCTTAAGGAATGACCGTGCTGACCTCATATTAATCGGCAGAGAACTGTTGCGAGACGCGTATTGGCCATATCGAGCTGCTCGTGAACTTCATACAGAAATTGAGGCTCCTGCTCAATACAGCAGAGGATGGACGTTTTAA
- the proC gene encoding pyrroline-5-carboxylate reductase yields the protein MEKIVFVGAGSMAEAVISGICKQGTINPSHIYVMNRADESRLQLLKSTYGISLVSADKSELTSADLIVMATKPKDVYTVMEQISPFINEHAAILSVLAGISIATIESGLGKHAIARSMPNTSAAIGKSATGVAFNCSVTSEVKQEILTLLSSIGIVAEVEEDDLHAVTALSGSGPAYIYYLAEALETAAMHAGIDQPTARNLIIQTIEGAASMLRQTNEEPAALRENVTSPGGTTEAGLRALTAGGFHEAVFSCIQHAEKRSRELGSDTFKESPSSS from the coding sequence ATGGAGAAAATCGTATTTGTAGGAGCCGGATCGATGGCTGAAGCTGTAATTTCCGGGATTTGTAAGCAAGGGACGATTAACCCTTCTCATATTTATGTCATGAACCGTGCAGATGAATCACGTCTTCAACTGTTGAAAAGTACATACGGTATTTCTTTAGTAAGTGCAGACAAATCAGAGCTAACCAGTGCAGATTTAATTGTAATGGCTACTAAACCTAAAGATGTCTATACGGTCATGGAACAAATTTCTCCTTTTATAAATGAACATGCAGCTATCCTTTCTGTACTTGCTGGAATTTCAATCGCTACCATCGAATCAGGTTTAGGAAAACACGCGATTGCCCGATCTATGCCAAATACATCAGCAGCCATTGGTAAGTCTGCTACAGGTGTGGCATTCAATTGTTCGGTGACTTCAGAAGTAAAACAAGAAATTCTAACCTTATTAAGTTCAATAGGAATCGTAGCAGAAGTTGAAGAAGATGACTTGCACGCCGTTACTGCTCTTTCAGGAAGCGGCCCTGCCTATATCTACTATTTGGCCGAAGCCTTAGAGACAGCTGCCATGCATGCTGGAATTGATCAGCCGACTGCTCGTAATCTTATCATCCAAACGATTGAAGGCGCTGCATCCATGCTGCGCCAAACGAATGAAGAGCCAGCCGCACTTAGAGAAAATGTAACCAGTCCTGGCGGTACGACGGAAGCCGGCCTTCGGGCACTCACTGCCGGCGGGTTTCATGAAGCAGTTTTCAGTTGCATCCAACATGCTGAGAAACGTTCCAGGGAACTTGGGTCCGATACGTTTAAAGAAAGTCCGAGCTCTTCATAA
- a CDS encoding MBL fold metallo-hydrolase: MIQQLTIPTPYAVGDVNAFLVKGDTLSLFDAGPRTPEALEAIKAGLNDSGYSLEDIEQVILTHHHPDHSGWADGFPNAELYGHEYNNLWLTRDPDFIKFHDEFYMDRFIEQGVPEKALGIVGKMKRAADLMAHRPLDHILMEGDEIPGHPGWIALETLGHAQSHLSFWNSKRSELIGGDLLLEKVSSNPLVEPPKGPDDPRPKTMLQYNASLKRLLDLPVEKVFSGHGMPVTGVHELVEKRLQKQHERAMKVYDMLSPGPRSVFELTVQLFPAAYKRELGLTLSETLGQMDYLLELGKVIRKTDEQGIHRYEKS; the protein is encoded by the coding sequence ATGATTCAACAACTAACGATTCCCACGCCTTATGCTGTAGGCGATGTTAATGCATTTTTAGTAAAAGGAGATACACTGAGTCTTTTCGATGCGGGTCCTAGAACTCCAGAAGCTTTAGAAGCAATCAAGGCGGGACTTAACGATTCGGGCTATTCACTGGAGGATATTGAACAAGTCATTCTAACCCATCATCATCCAGATCATTCAGGCTGGGCTGATGGATTTCCAAATGCAGAGCTTTACGGTCATGAGTATAATAATCTATGGTTAACGAGAGATCCCGATTTCATCAAATTTCATGACGAATTTTATATGGACCGATTTATAGAACAAGGGGTTCCTGAAAAAGCGCTGGGAATTGTCGGGAAGATGAAGCGTGCGGCTGACTTGATGGCGCATCGTCCACTTGATCATATTTTAATGGAAGGGGACGAAATTCCGGGACATCCAGGTTGGATAGCTCTTGAAACGTTAGGGCATGCTCAAAGTCATTTATCATTTTGGAATTCTAAACGGAGCGAACTTATAGGCGGAGATTTGTTACTGGAAAAAGTTTCTTCCAATCCGCTTGTAGAACCCCCTAAAGGTCCTGACGATCCTCGACCTAAAACAATGCTGCAATATAATGCATCATTAAAACGATTGCTGGATCTGCCAGTTGAGAAGGTCTTCAGCGGACATGGAATGCCTGTAACGGGTGTTCATGAACTTGTTGAAAAACGTCTGCAAAAACAGCACGAGCGGGCAATGAAAGTTTACGATATGCTGTCACCGGGTCCGCGGTCTGTCTTTGAATTGACCGTGCAATTATTTCCAGCTGCCTATAAAAGAGAGCTGGGGCTGACACTCTCCGAGACACTTGGTCAAATGGATTACTTATTAGAGCTTGGCAAGGTTATAAGAAAAACAGACGAGCAGGGAATTCATCGGTATGAGAAATCTTAA
- a CDS encoding SDR family NAD(P)-dependent oxidoreductase produces the protein MRNLKKILITGATSGVGYETAVRLISEGHRVQVTGRSLEGLALLEALGADVIQLDLTSEGAADRLLCEMEMPDVIIFSAGVAKFALAHETEDQQLEQMFSVNVMAPIQLTQRIIPLWMERKAGHLIYIGSQAGKVATPKAAVYAATKHALIGYTDAVRMEVSQYGIDVSVIHPGPIDTAFLDKADDAGTYRKSLGKHLLSVEEVAKAVVKTVHLPKRQIDLPRVMGITSKLHAIAPDWVERIGRPFFMKKMQ, from the coding sequence ATGAGAAATCTTAAAAAGATTTTAATAACAGGGGCTACTAGCGGAGTAGGTTATGAAACCGCGGTGAGGCTAATATCGGAAGGTCACCGCGTTCAAGTAACGGGGCGCTCATTGGAAGGTCTGGCCTTGCTTGAAGCTCTTGGGGCAGATGTGATTCAACTGGATTTAACAAGTGAGGGTGCCGCAGACCGGTTGCTGTGTGAAATGGAGATGCCGGATGTCATTATATTCTCAGCGGGAGTGGCAAAGTTTGCGCTTGCACATGAAACGGAGGATCAGCAGCTTGAGCAAATGTTTTCAGTTAATGTGATGGCACCGATTCAACTTACACAAAGAATCATCCCTTTATGGATGGAGCGCAAGGCCGGACATTTAATTTACATTGGCTCCCAAGCAGGAAAAGTTGCTACCCCTAAAGCCGCTGTTTATGCAGCGACGAAACATGCGCTTATTGGCTACACAGATGCAGTGCGTATGGAAGTTTCACAATATGGGATTGACGTATCTGTTATCCATCCAGGTCCAATCGATACAGCCTTTTTAGATAAAGCAGATGACGCCGGAACTTATAGAAAATCTTTGGGTAAGCATTTACTGTCGGTTGAGGAAGTTGCAAAGGCCGTCGTAAAGACAGTTCATCTACCAAAACGGCAAATCGATTTGCCAAGGGTGATGGGCATCACAAGTAAACTTCACGCAATAGCTCCAGACTGGGTAGAACGCATAGGAAGACCATTTTTCATGAAAAAGATGCAGTAA
- the hprK gene encoding HPr(Ser) kinase/phosphatase — protein sequence MKQLTVQNIVQKFSFEILSGSDHLGRPLKKTKVRRPGLEFMDTFDFIARGHIQILGKNEVNYLHTLTDDECKCRISNLVEYDPPCILITSNQEQPYGLHTYCTENGIPVLRTPDSMGVASAKLDAFVISSMAEEIAIHGVVVNVAGIGVLLRGKSGVGKSETAHTLIGRGHRLVADDIVVLRKLSPQTLLGTHNQTNREFLALRSIGLMNVVRLYGRAAFQEETRIALDIELTEWKDNSLNNELELDEKFTEYMGVPVPYIQIQLQPGRDVAGLIEAAANNWYLKQQGYSALEEFMERLEPEFNQE from the coding sequence ATGAAACAGTTAACTGTACAAAACATTGTACAAAAATTTTCTTTTGAGATCCTATCTGGGAGCGATCATTTAGGAAGACCGCTGAAAAAAACAAAAGTGCGCCGTCCGGGTTTGGAGTTCATGGATACGTTCGACTTTATAGCACGGGGACATATTCAAATACTCGGGAAAAACGAAGTGAATTATTTACATACCCTTACAGACGATGAATGCAAATGCCGGATTTCGAATCTGGTAGAATATGATCCTCCTTGTATTCTAATCACTTCCAATCAGGAGCAGCCTTATGGATTGCACACTTATTGTACCGAAAACGGAATACCTGTATTAAGAACTCCGGACTCGATGGGTGTCGCAAGTGCGAAACTGGATGCATTTGTCATAAGCTCAATGGCTGAAGAAATTGCAATCCATGGAGTCGTTGTAAATGTTGCAGGAATTGGTGTTTTACTAAGAGGTAAATCGGGTGTTGGGAAGAGTGAGACTGCACACACTTTAATTGGCCGCGGGCATCGCCTGGTAGCAGATGATATTGTTGTACTCCGAAAACTCAGTCCGCAAACGCTGCTCGGTACCCATAACCAAACTAACCGAGAGTTTTTGGCACTTAGAAGTATCGGTTTGATGAACGTGGTCCGTTTATATGGCCGCGCTGCTTTTCAAGAAGAAACCAGAATCGCTCTAGATATCGAATTGACGGAGTGGAAAGACAACTCACTTAACAACGAGCTGGAATTGGACGAGAAGTTCACAGAGTATATGGGAGTGCCTGTTCCTTACATTCAGATTCAGCTGCAACCAGGACGGGATGTGGCTGGATTGATTGAAGCAGCTGCAAACAACTGGTATTTAAAACAGCAAGGATATAGTGCTCTTGAGGAATTCATGGAGCGGCTGGAACCTGAATTTAATCAAGAATGA
- a CDS encoding YfhE family protein encodes MTEKKEPYEMMTEKNNNLSSAQEVEYPSDFKKADNADDTKKKRKN; translated from the coding sequence ATGACTGAGAAAAAAGAACCGTATGAAATGATGACAGAGAAAAATAACAACCTTTCCTCAGCACAAGAAGTTGAGTATCCAAGCGATTTCAAGAAAGCAGACAACGCAGATGATACTAAGAAAAAACGTAAAAATTAA
- a CDS encoding S1C family serine protease has product MNQDDTQDEHGDSLNNEVSPAEDTGDSEVRFDNSDCLDTSELTQEEIEEEEFRQLVLEAQREALAKEAALRTNPQASKRRVPKWIVWIMALVLLFQPVAFIFDIYSLPAIDFLKTSAKLSKREDITKWKQSVAVVLTEDGKGTGFSVSPDGLIVTNNHVVENTKQITVSFEEQGRFAASLVAQDSVNDLAILQINDPPDIPALKLAESPAYTPDTKVRFIGNPLNFFGIANEGELIGESSWAGRDVPIILLDAPVYRGNSGSPVFQNDEVIGVVFAITELDPYGKVGMFIRSNEVLELLKKVK; this is encoded by the coding sequence ATGAACCAAGACGATACTCAAGATGAACATGGAGATAGCCTGAATAATGAAGTGTCACCAGCAGAAGATACCGGTGATTCGGAAGTTAGATTCGATAACTCGGATTGCTTAGACACTTCTGAACTGACACAAGAAGAAATCGAAGAAGAGGAGTTTCGTCAACTCGTTTTAGAAGCACAGCGAGAGGCCCTTGCGAAGGAGGCTGCACTTCGAACGAATCCGCAGGCAAGTAAACGCAGGGTCCCTAAATGGATTGTATGGATCATGGCACTTGTTCTTCTATTTCAGCCTGTCGCTTTCATTTTTGATATTTATTCATTGCCAGCGATTGATTTTTTGAAAACGTCTGCAAAGCTTTCAAAACGTGAAGATATTACGAAGTGGAAACAATCCGTTGCTGTTGTATTGACCGAAGATGGGAAAGGCACTGGGTTTTCCGTATCCCCTGATGGACTGATTGTTACCAATAATCATGTAGTTGAAAATACAAAGCAAATTACAGTATCTTTTGAAGAACAAGGTCGCTTTGCGGCATCGCTCGTTGCACAGGATTCCGTAAATGATTTGGCTATTTTACAAATAAATGATCCGCCGGACATTCCTGCTCTTAAACTAGCGGAATCTCCTGCTTATACCCCGGATACGAAAGTCAGGTTTATCGGAAATCCGTTGAATTTTTTTGGGATTGCCAATGAAGGTGAATTAATTGGCGAAAGCAGCTGGGCGGGTCGGGATGTTCCCATTATCCTTTTGGATGCACCGGTCTACAGAGGAAACAGTGGAAGTCCTGTTTTTCAGAATGACGAAGTCATCGGCGTTGTTTTTGCAATAACCGAGTTAGACCCCTATGGTAAAGTGGGAATGTTCATACGGTCGAATGAAGTATTGGAATTATTGAAGAAAGTTAAGTAA
- a CDS encoding BCCT family transporter — translation MRKISNVFYITIGLIVLAVGYGVLAPKSFAEQTGKIQNFVASAFGWYYLMLLSVLVIICLFLIFSPFGKIRLGKDTDKPEFSTVSWIAMLFSAGMGIGLVFYGAAEPLSHYAVMSSNGELNTPAAFKEGLRQSFFHWGIHVWAMYGFVALSLAFFQFRKGEPGLISSTLKPIFGDKMNGPWGVLVDVLAVFATAFGVATTLGFGAVQINAGLNYLFGVSIGIQSQFFIIFIVTVLFIISAWSGLSKGIQYLSNLNLVLAVALLILVVILGPTLLIFNMYSDSLGGYMANFVKMSFSTSPLNSENRQWLDAWTIFYWAWWISWAPFVSMFIARVSKGRTIREFMIGVMIAPTILCTFWFTAFGTTAIEAQKAGVKLADKATELVVFELFNTMPWGVFISIVAIILIASFFITSADSATFVLGMQSSYGSLTPPNSIKLVWGVLQSAIALILLSVNGLEALQNTIIIAALPFSFVILLMIFSLMKALSSELNLIKARRK, via the coding sequence ATGAGAAAAATTTCAAATGTTTTTTACATTACGATCGGACTGATCGTCTTGGCAGTTGGCTATGGTGTGCTCGCGCCGAAAAGCTTTGCCGAACAAACAGGAAAGATTCAAAACTTCGTCGCATCTGCCTTTGGTTGGTACTATCTAATGTTATTATCCGTACTCGTTATCATTTGTCTGTTCCTGATCTTTAGTCCATTCGGAAAAATTCGTCTTGGCAAAGATACAGATAAACCTGAGTTTTCGACAGTATCATGGATTGCCATGCTGTTCTCAGCTGGAATGGGAATCGGTCTCGTGTTTTATGGCGCGGCTGAGCCGCTTTCACATTACGCTGTCATGTCGTCGAACGGTGAGCTCAATACTCCCGCTGCCTTTAAAGAAGGCTTGCGCCAATCTTTTTTCCACTGGGGAATCCACGTATGGGCAATGTATGGTTTTGTTGCCTTATCCCTCGCATTCTTCCAATTCCGCAAGGGGGAACCTGGTTTAATTTCATCAACATTAAAGCCGATCTTTGGTGATAAAATGAACGGTCCTTGGGGTGTTCTTGTCGATGTTCTCGCTGTTTTTGCAACCGCTTTCGGTGTTGCAACAACCCTCGGCTTTGGCGCTGTTCAAATTAATGCAGGTTTAAATTATTTATTTGGAGTTTCAATAGGAATTCAATCACAGTTCTTTATTATTTTCATAGTAACTGTACTGTTTATAATTTCTGCTTGGAGCGGTCTAAGTAAAGGAATTCAATATTTATCCAACTTGAATCTTGTCCTAGCTGTTGCTTTGCTAATTCTTGTTGTAATTCTTGGACCAACTTTATTAATATTTAATATGTACTCAGATTCACTAGGCGGTTACATGGCGAACTTTGTAAAAATGAGTTTCTCCACTTCCCCATTGAATTCTGAAAATCGTCAGTGGCTGGATGCCTGGACCATTTTCTACTGGGCTTGGTGGATCTCTTGGGCACCATTCGTCAGTATGTTCATTGCGCGTGTTTCTAAAGGACGGACAATCCGCGAATTCATGATTGGCGTTATGATTGCTCCGACAATCCTATGTACATTCTGGTTCACAGCGTTTGGAACCACCGCAATTGAAGCTCAAAAAGCCGGTGTTAAACTTGCGGATAAAGCTACTGAACTTGTAGTCTTCGAGTTGTTTAATACAATGCCTTGGGGTGTATTCATTTCAATTGTTGCAATCATCCTTATCGCATCTTTCTTTATCACATCAGCGGATTCAGCGACATTTGTGTTAGGTATGCAATCCAGTTATGGATCATTGACACCGCCAAATAGCATCAAGCTCGTTTGGGGAGTACTTCAGTCAGCCATTGCGTTAATTTTACTATCGGTCAATGGATTAGAAGCTCTGCAAAATACAATAATCATTGCCGCACTTCCATTCTCATTCGTAATCTTGTTAATGATCTTCTCTCTTATGAAAGCGTTAAGTTCAGAATTAAACTTGATTAAAGCGAGACGGAAATAA
- a CDS encoding purine-cytosine permease family protein, producing the protein MKEISDTTNVYNEEIEELENDYTLDRVPRDERTKGWLSITNITFGIATAIFYFQMGSVMALSYGAVNAMISSAYAIIVAGILGTVIAYLSAKSGMNVNLLSRSGGFGYVGSSLTSLIYASNFIMYCAFEGLILVSAVHHFFPTLPKWILIIVFGSIVIPLNWFGIEQLDKLQKWSMPIFVVFLIAAIVISFYKPAVYTGAVFSYMPEGVAVGGTALLMCIGMHNGIMGLTALLASDYARFLKPKDIKLGSVMIGFIPQIFCFGVMGGLGIWFGVRFMEPDPGVYIVLLLGIGGALFTMLTQIRINVTNIYSSSLSLSNFFENMFRFTPGRRFWVVVSGISAILLMLGNIVDHLSTMMTFQGVFLLSWAAILVTDALVVKKLMKIGPNYYVARQEFLYRWNPVGVASLLISSFIGTLAALGYMGVFLESTAAFFAAVLASILTVILAKATKGKYYLKFEPENINEQDRLS; encoded by the coding sequence ATGAAAGAAATATCTGACACTACAAATGTATATAACGAAGAAATCGAAGAGTTGGAAAATGACTATACGCTTGATCGCGTTCCTCGAGACGAACGTACAAAAGGCTGGTTAAGTATTACCAATATTACATTCGGCATCGCAACTGCTATTTTCTACTTCCAGATGGGCAGTGTTATGGCTCTCTCATACGGGGCTGTCAATGCGATGATTTCGTCAGCCTACGCAATCATTGTCGCAGGAATTTTAGGTACAGTCATCGCCTATTTATCCGCTAAATCAGGGATGAATGTAAATCTATTGTCACGAAGCGGAGGCTTTGGATATGTAGGGTCCTCCCTTACCTCCTTGATATACGCCTCTAATTTTATTATGTATTGTGCATTTGAAGGATTAATTTTAGTATCTGCAGTTCACCACTTTTTCCCTACCCTCCCAAAGTGGATTCTCATCATAGTATTCGGATCAATTGTCATCCCCTTGAATTGGTTCGGAATTGAACAACTTGATAAATTGCAAAAGTGGTCAATGCCTATATTTGTTGTGTTTTTAATCGCTGCAATCGTTATCTCATTTTATAAACCAGCTGTTTATACAGGCGCAGTTTTTTCATACATGCCTGAAGGTGTTGCAGTTGGAGGTACAGCATTACTTATGTGTATTGGCATGCACAATGGGATTATGGGACTCACAGCCCTTCTTGCTTCCGATTATGCACGTTTTTTAAAGCCGAAAGATATTAAACTCGGCTCCGTGATGATTGGATTTATCCCACAAATTTTTTGTTTTGGCGTCATGGGCGGCCTCGGTATTTGGTTTGGTGTTCGTTTTATGGAACCAGATCCAGGCGTATACATTGTCCTGCTGCTCGGAATCGGCGGAGCATTATTTACGATGCTTACCCAAATACGTATTAATGTAACAAATATTTACAGCAGTTCCTTATCGCTGTCCAACTTCTTTGAAAATATGTTCCGATTTACACCTGGAAGACGTTTTTGGGTAGTTGTATCAGGGATAAGTGCAATTTTGCTCATGCTCGGAAATATCGTCGATCATTTAAGCACAATGATGACGTTCCAAGGTGTATTTTTACTTTCTTGGGCTGCAATCTTGGTTACAGATGCACTTGTCGTCAAAAAACTTATGAAGATTGGTCCTAACTATTATGTCGCCCGTCAAGAATTTTTATATCGCTGGAATCCAGTAGGTGTTGCCTCTCTTCTTATATCAAGTTTCATCGGAACACTTGCAGCTCTAGGTTATATGGGAGTTTTCTTGGAGTCTACCGCTGCATTTTTCGCTGCAGTATTAGCTTCCATCCTTACAGTTATTTTAGCGAAAGCCACAAAAGGAAAGTACTATTTAAAGTTTGAACCTGAAAATATTAATGAGCAAGATCGCTTATCTTAA